In the genome of Sphaeramia orbicularis chromosome 13, fSphaOr1.1, whole genome shotgun sequence, one region contains:
- the brca2 gene encoding breast cancer type 2 susceptibility protein, with protein sequence MDLSSKAIYDAFTDEIWEDLGPLDPNWFDVLTAEAFTNDGSEDQDDLCANQEGNFKTPHDKTAVESQLFSTPKVFRHSRIVSPEMEDDHSFTAEKEKETLPWTTTSPYLFRMSKERMPSARSHGVLPTEDSLDLLHTPQKSPQTVFAKRITESLGAQMNHDISWTSSLNTPPALPSTLILTRKEEDSSPLSLSSDKNVVIVRKLFPSLSNASRVKAVSPKNNVCTVQEDGVSLEAAQYPELNETLQTSVNQSDGVWKQKLPDAIEDEEVRSTVASVLDGAENALSIFFTNSSSALRKVKTERIKRRQIIPTKEDDSGSMDLQNSSASNEQRTADQEPGKVPLSPHVKKTANTEIVGSTQWSPLSLSEIPHISVDTSCHVDVTGKLSDTNILPEQPLSYSDSGKLVKQYLKMTDSGITKKKRCFVYTVKSSKLPQQEQEVHSENSASSPGIHINGQELNTVQIRNVPDEAKRWSINKNISEEKNLIQKCENVTEENLPPTAHLDMSQLCIAFAQDFSQMSDPVKRSSVAEDAVSNDFSPSACLSALKRAKQKTRQERLHRDCEDVSNNGLMSAINQNISISEGTISDSGFQSAVTEITHMTVSLSALPCSERDGQQKTNFQTQINKMCHFPPKNTGNGQVSISDSVQKAEMCAELPATVTECKTLGSDGESKLNSSKQLSSSAGGDGGRMNCLSSERTVSLPSALASGFKTASNKALHISSASLEKAKHLFDETGDERTLTDQPPICSGDIKNEFSISNGLKKDTTCNSNNPLSNGKLEDISCHLTASQKADVRELCSLLEEADSQFEFTQFKTTNLNQQCQDNGISSQKADKELDPDFLNGIDFDDSFSSDAEKSLPVKMTFDKYHTSDITSKPSDISLSVVMSKEKSSTGDTDFTSEGRESMMSFNVAGHDEMNKADNKSSSLFCEGFKTARGSVLKVSKTCLSKARALFADLEANSVIDKKLIDVPLRKSEQRCDVVLSTGQTELKLTSNDKHCAVASREVTGIRDDPAPNSLEFSKITTTASPSGFKMASGKGICISAKAMQEAKTLFKDCDLVDQKNGSLVKHITGSDKNIISKPKNVQGVKEIISEDLGKNKGSRIENVTDEHGGHHAETLHNDATEMYKAGCNHSPVLRHSNSLHGNPSAPAEPLSILMCPASGNTYSSAVEDWNKGNVFWTASGKKLCVSAAATEKAKSLLNEVDICEETNKQPIPKDSLSKTGNLPNHVERLPPQNSKFKTARGKGVLISPACLKKAKSLLSECDKPDDKSSLNQPYPKLTINGPLPRNRGFLAASGKSVAISTEALQKAKALFDDISFKAETPAASDTTDAMPEHGQTNTEKILKGFKTAGGAKVYLCDDGGTSTNSLQRADDCIKQLDVLHSSDNVSEKPPPAESGSAGETRMRNIERPQIKTFQQTAKGCNNSIGPVVTHERLQHNNDVEITNSSISTDAPTLHRQSFLPQSTGSGFCTASGKKVSVSDEAMTKAKLLLNENPTFEEISTKENALPPHNSSFKTASGKGVIISPAALNKAKCLLNECDETEDKSSMNRTHSKPTVNTLPPKNSGFQTAAGKRVTVSVSALQKAQSFLSEFNAVGDETSLKQTYPKVPVNDAPPRNNGFLSARGKPVAFSAEALQKAKALFDDMSFTTEMPAASDVKKNEEKLPNHTKKIQCGFTTAGGAKVHVPKKHLEKVKHLWKDFFDGQCPDSDSYVLGSSKSDPSKVKYLKETSSLVSAGEKDGPTEEIHPHEDESHWSLLEIDCANKVPQDPSISSTNKCNIPASMQDCEINPTSSSETQNVKAKHSSVVNIQSSVCNGYTETQQKFLAQEALDCTMALLEDEGLAGQSLTVNLENISLQNGPKTSVISVGAKKGTGKRAVEDADLTGQPPLKRQLLEEFDRTVNKPNRSALHPEKSCPYGVMNDRRVFKYSVSLHPNITKIPRSGKSHVETKLQKPTTQSVAEHTTPADSRSAHVKVSAFVPPFLNNTKTQTQKNNVHKDNRRTSSVFVPPFKKQRTVVQDSSVKPQKDEEQHNLVTVTPSDSNTCVLLANKTQSIMGVADNKSKEDIHTQGLPDSTNTNPTKCQHLLGSCGTEMSAEKASNVTDMSSRSQEIIQNFQNIELARDMQDMRIRKKKRQNIRPLPGSLFLTKTSRVSRITFTAAVNGKPPARYTQKQLYGHGVHQHVSEITSEAAEAFRFNLLQFLKQEAFIDGGGVQLADGGWLIPSNDGTAGKEEFYRALCDTPGVDPKLASEEWVYNHYRWIVWKLASMERSFPVMMGSLCLTPEQVLLQLKYRYDVEVDHSRRPALRKIMEKDDTAAKTLVLCVCGIVSGGRSPNKQSRTEPRTPQGVSAKPENSSAVLWLTDGWYAIKAQLDDPLTAMLHKGRLAVGGKLIIHGAQLVGSQDACSPLEAPESLILKIGANSSRPVRWDTKLGFHRDPRPFLLPISSLYSNGGPVGCVDIVILRSYPIQWMERKPDGGVVFRSERAEEKEARRYNSHKQKAMEMVFAKIQAEFENEGKGNMKPQRRRRTVSHQDLARLQDGEELHEALGDDAAYIEAHLSETQLETLQSYRRSLMEKKQAELQDRYRRALEAAEDSEGSCPKRDVTPVWRLSISDSMDQTGNSVYQLNLWQPSSDLQSLLKEGCRYKVYNLTTSDGKKRGGSSSVQLTATKKTQFQDVQASQEWLSARFQPRESVSFVDLQNPDFQPLCGEVDLTGFIISVIDEQGSSPAFYLADERLNFVKIRCFSSFAQSGVEDIVKPRVLLALSNLQLRGQSTFPTPVVYAGDLTVFSTNPKEVHLQKSLSHFRDCVQAQGNFFVTAEEKLSHMVTSDGFSAISSPALQPPTPAPTTEKRQDAKTNVTSQQPNRILGAFTPVSWKPAPPNSSAEKDPKSLKRRRALDYLSRIPSPPPLPHLSSGTTPCVKKTFNPPRRSGTPSTLKTVQTPAPKPPVLPVEDGWVNDEELAMIDTQKLCAGDLP encoded by the exons ATGGATTTATCCTCTAAAGCCATATACGATGCATTCACGGATGAAATATGGGAAG ACCTGGGACCATTGGACCCCAACTGGTTTGATGTGCTGACAGCTGAAGCATTCACAAATGATGGTTCAGAGGATCAAGATGACCTGTGTGCCAACCAGGAAGGCAATTTTAAAACTCCTCATGATAAAACTGCTGTGGAAAGTCAGCTGTTTTCAACCCCCAAGGTTTTCAGACACAGTCGAATTGTGTCTCCTGAAATGGAGGATGATCACTCATTCACAGCTGAAAAag AGAAAGAAACCTTGCCATGGACTACAACAAGCCCATATTTGTTTCGAATGTCAAAAGAGAG GATGCCAAGTGCCAGATCTCATGGAGTTTTGCCAACTGAGGACAGTTTAG ATTTACTTCATACCCCACAAAAATCTCCA CAGACTGTCTTTGCCAAACGCATAACTGAAAGCCTTGGTGCACAAATGAACCATGATATATCCTGGACCAGTTCACTGAATACTCCACCAGCACTGCCATCGACTCTGATTTTAA CAAGAAAAGAAGAAGATTCTTCCCCACTGAGTCTTTCTTCAGACAAAAATGTTGTT ATTGTTCGGAAGCTTTTTCCTTCTCTTTCAAATGCATCCAGAGTTAAGGCAGTGTCACCAAAGAACAATGTGTGCACAGTTCAAGAAG ATGGCGTTTCCCTTGAGGCTGCTCAGTATCCAGAGCTGAATGAGACTCTGCAGACTTCAGTGAACCAGAGCGACGGTGTTTGGAAACAGAAGCTACCAGATGCTATTGAGGATGAAGAAGTTCGCAGCACAGTAGCAAGTGTTCTTGATGGAGCTGAAAATGCACTGTCAatcttctttaccaacagtagTTCAGCACTGAGAAAAGTGAAAACGGAAAGAATTAAAAGGAGGCAAATTATTCCAACAAAGGAAGATGACTCTGGCTCCATGGATCTCCAAAACAGTTCTGCATCAAATGAACAGAGAACAGCAGATCAGGAACCTGGCAAAGTCCCATTATCCCCACAtgtgaaaaaaacagcaaacactgAGATTGTTGGAAGTACTCAATGGTCTCCACTGAGTCTATCTGAAATTCCACACATTAGTGTGGATACATCATGCCATGTTGATGTTACTGGCAAATTATCAGATACCAACATATTACCTGAACAGCCACTGTCTTACTCTGATTCTGGCAAACTGGTCAAACAGTACTTGAAAATGACAGACTCTGGGATTACCAAGAAAAAGAGATGTTTTGTTTACACCGTCAAGAGTTCAAAATTACCACAGCAAGAACAAGAAGTACATTCTGAGAACAGTGCATCTTCACCTGGGATTCATATTAACG GACAAGAACTGAACACAGTGCAGATCAGGAATGTCCCTGATGAAGCAAAGAGATGGAGCATCAACAAAAACATCTCTGAAGAGAAGAATCTGatccaaaaatgtgaaaatgtcacTGAAGAAAATCTGCCTCCCACTGCACATCTTGACATGTCACAGCTTTGCATTGCTTTTGCACAAGACTTCAGTCAAATGTCAGACCCTGTTAAGAGGAGCTCAGTAGCAGAGGATGCTGTTAGTAATGACTTCTCTCCATCAGCGTGCCTGTCAGCCTTGAAACGAGCTAAGCAGAAAACAAGGCAAGAAAGGCTTCACCGTGACTGTGAAGATGTCAGTAACAATGGACTAATGTCTGCCATTAACCAAAACATTTCCATCAGCGAGGGAACAATAAGCGACAGCGGATTCCAATCTGCTGTAACAGAGATAACTCACATGACTGTATCATTGTCTGCTCTGCCATGCTCAGAGAGAGATGGTCAACAAAAGACAAACTTTCAAACTCAGATCAATAAAATGTGTCATTTCCCACCTAAGAACACCGGAAATGGACAAGTCAGTATCAGTGATAGTGTACAGAAAGCTGAAATGTGTGCAGAGCTTCCTGCTACAGTCACAGAATGTAAGACACTGGGTTCTGATGGAGAGAGCAAACTGAACTCATCAAAACAACTATCCAGCAGTGCAGGAGGAGATGGTGGTAGAATGAATTGTCTTTCAAGTGAAAGAACAGTTTCACTTCCTTCTGCCCTTGCATCAGGATTCAAAACGGCGTCCAATAAGGCATTACATATTTCCTCTGCAAGTCTGGAGAAAGCCAAGCATCTTTTTGATGAAACTGGAGATGAAAGGACTTTGACTGATCAGCCGCCTATTTGTAGCGGTGACATTAAAAATGAATTTTCCATAAGTAATGGATTGAAGAAAGATACAACCTGTAACTCAAACAATCCACTTTCAAATGGAAAGCTTGAGGATATTAGCTGCCATTTAACAGCCTCACAAAAAGCTGATGTAAGAGAACTTTGTAGTCTCCTAGAGGAAGCTGACAGCCAGTTTGAATTTACACAGTTCAAAACTACAAACCTTAACCAGCAATGTCAAGACAATGGAATCTCGTCCCAAAAAGCTGACAAGGAACTTGACCCTGATTTCCTGAATGGTATAGACTTTGATGACAGCTTTAGCTCTGATGCAGAAAAGTCCTTACCTGTGAAGATGACCTTTGACAAATATCATACATCAGACATCACAAGTAAACCATCAGATATCAGTCTGTCAGTTGTGATGAGCAAAGAGAAGTCTTCTACTGGAGACACTGACTTTACCTCTGAGGGCAGAGAGAGTATGATGAGTTTTAATGTAGCTGGACATGATGAAATGAACAAGGCAGACAATAAAAGTTCTTCATTGTTTTGTGAGGGATTTAAAACTGCACGGGGAAGTGTTTTGAAAGTATCAAAGACGTGTCTGAGCAAAGCTAGGGCTTTGTTTGCAGATTTAGAAGCAAATTCTGTGATTGATAAGAAATTAATAGATGTGCCTCTTAGAAAATCTGAGCAAAGGTGTGATGTGGTGTTAAGCACCGGTCAGACTGAACTGAAACTCACTTCCAATGACAAGCATTGTGCTGTAGCAAGCAGAGAGGTCACAGGCATTAGAGACGATCCTGCTCCAAACAGTTTGGAGTTCAGCAAAATAACGACAACTGCATCTCCAAGTGGGTTCAAGATGGCCAGTGGAAAAGGGATTTGTATCTCTGCAAAAGCCATGCAAGAAGCCAAAACCCTCTTCAAAGACTGTGATCTTGTCGATCAGAAAAATGGGTCGTTAGTAAAGCACATCACTGGGAGTGATAAGAATATCATTTCAAAACCTAAAAATGTTCAAGGAGTTAAAGAAATTATTTCTGAAGATCTAGGGAAGAACAAAGGATCCAGGATTGAAAATGTGACAGATGAACATGGTGGACACCATGCAGAGACTCTGCATAATGATGCTACGGAAATGTACAAGGCTGGTTGTAACCATTCTCCGGTCTTAAGACATTCCAATTCTCTCCATGGAAACCCGTCTGCACCTGCAGAGCCTCTCTCTATCCTCATGTGCCCAGCATCAGGGAACACATATTCTTCTGCTGTTGAGGATTGGAACAAGGGCAATGTGTTTTGGACAGCCAGTGGAAAGAAATTATGTGTTTCAGCTGCTGCAACAGAAAAAGCAAAGTCTCTCTTGAATGAAGTAGATATTTGTGAGGAGACAAATAAACAACCTATACCCAAAGACAGTTTGTCAAAAACAGGAAATCTACCCAATCACGTTGAGAGATTACCACCACAAAACAGCAAATTTAAGACAGCCAGAGGCAAAGGAGTTCTAATTTCACCTGCATGTCTGAAAAAAGCAAAGTCTCTTTTGAGTGAATGTGATAAACCTGACGACAAATCCAGTTTGAATCAACCGTATCCCAAACTTACAATTAATGGTCCACTACCAAGGAATAGGGGATTTCTTGCAGCTAGTGGAAAATCAGTGGCAATTTCGACCGAAGCCCTCCAGAAGGCCAAAGCTCTGTTTGATGACATCAGTTTTAAAGCTGAGACTCCAGCTGCTTCAGACACGACGGATGCAATGCCCGAACACGGCCAAACTAACACAGAGAAAATTCTGAAAGGTTTCAAAACAGCAGGGGGTGCAAAAGTCTATTTGTGTGATGATGGTGGTACTTCAACAAATTCACTGCAAAGGGCAGATGACTGTATCAAACAGCTTGATGTTCTTCACAGCAGTGATAACGTTTCAGAAAAACCTCCACCTGCTGAGAGCGGGAGTGCAGGAGAGACGAGAATGAGAAACATTGAAAGACCTCAAATAAAAACTTTTCAACAGACTGCCAAGGGATGTAATAATAGTATTGGTCCAGTTGTTACCCATGAAAGGTTGCAGCATAATAATGATGTTGAAATTACCAACTCTTCAATTTCAACGGATGCACCAACTTTACACAGACAGTCATTTTTACCCCAGAGCACTGGTAGTGGATTCTGTACAGCTAGTGGTAAAAAAGTATCCGTATCAGATGAAGCAATGACTAAGGCAAAATTGCTATTGAATGAAAACCCTACATTTGAAGAAATAAGCACAAAAGAAAATGCTTTACCACCGCACAACAGCAGCTTTAAGACAGCCAGTGGCAAAGGAGTTATCATTTCACCTGCAGCTCTGAACAAAGCAAAATGTCTGTTGAATGAATGCGATGAAACTGAGGACAAATCCAGCATGAATCGAACACATTCCAAACCTACAGTGAATACTTTACCACCAAAGAACAGTGGATTCCAGACAGCTGCTGGAAAAAGAGTCACGGTTTCAGTTTCGGCACTCCAAAAAGCTCAATCCTTTCTGAGTGAATTTAATGCAGTTGGAGACGAAACCAGTCTGAAACAAACATACCCCAAAGTTCCAGTTAATGATGCACCACCCAGGAATAATGGATTTCTGTCTGCCAGAGGTAAACCAGTGGCATTTTCTGCCGAAGCCCTCCAGAAGGCCAAAGCACTCTTTGATGACATGAGCTTCACTACAGAGATGCCAGCTGCTTCAGACGTAAAGAAGAATGAAGAAAAACTTCCCAATCACACAAAGAAAATACAGTGTGGCTTCACAACAGCAGGGGGAGCAAAAGTCCATGTGCCAAAGAAACACCTTGAAAAAGTAAAGCATCTCTGGAAAGATTTTTTTGATGGGCAGTGTCCTGATTCAGATTCATATGTATTAGGCTCCAGTAAGTCTGATCCATCGAAAGTGAAATATTTAAAAGAAACCTCAAGTCTCGTCTCAGCAGGTGAGAAAGATGGACCTACTGAAGAAATCCACCCCCACGAGGATGAATCACATTGGTCTCTGCTTGAGATCGACTGTGCAAATAAAGTTCCTCAAGACCCAAGTATCTCTAGTACAAATAAATGTAACATACCTGCAAGTATGCAAGACTGTGAGATAAACCCAACAAGCAGCAGTGAGACTCAAAATGTGAAGGCAAAACACTCTTCAGTTGTAAACATTCAGTCATCTGTTTGCAATGGCTACACTGAAACTCAGCAGAAGTTTCTTGCACAGGAAGCTCTGGACTGTACAATGGCCTTATTAGAGGATGAAGGTCTGGCAGGTCAGAGTCTGACAGTGAATTTAGAAAACATCTCTCTTCAAAATGGCCCAAAGACCAGTGTTATATCTGTAGGGGCAAAAAAGGGAACCGGGAAAAGAGCAGTGGAGGATGCAGATCTCACTG GTCAGCCTCCCCTGAAAAGACAGTTGTTGgaagagtttgacagaactgttaATAAACCAAACAGATCCGCTCTTCATCCAGAAAAAAGCTGTCCATACG GTGTAATGAACGACAGGCGAGTTTTCAAGTACAGTGTTTCACTTCATCCAAACATCACAAAGATACCCAG AAGTGGGAAGAGTCATGTAGAGACCAAACTGCAAAAACCAACAACACAGTCAGTAGCAGAGCACACGACCCCAGCCGACAGTAGGTCAGCTCATGTCAAGGTGTCAGCATTTGTTCCTCCCTTCCTAAACAATACAAAAACACAGACTCAGAAGAACAATGTGCACAAAGACAACAGAAGAACGTCGTCTGTATTTGTCCctccatttaaaaaacaaagaactgTTGTCCAAGACAGCTCCGTTAAGCCACAGAAAGACGAGGAACAACATAACCTTGTCACTGTGACACCTTCTGACAGCAATACTTGTGTATTGCTTGCAAACAAGACACAAAGTATTATGGGTGTGGCTGACAATAAAAGCAAAGAGGACATTCACACACAAGGGCTGCCTGACTCTACAAACACTAATCCTACCAAGTGTCAACACCTTCTTGGTAGCTGTGGAACAgaaatgtctgcagaaaaggcATCAAATGTGACAGACATGTCAAGTAGAAGTCAAG AAATTATTCAGAACTTTCAGAACATAGAGCTGGCACGAGATATGCAAGACATGAGGATCAGAAAAAAGAAGCGTCAGAACATTCGACCTCTTCCAGGAAGCTTGTTTCTGACCAAAACCTCAAGGGTGTCAAGGATCACATTCACTGCAGCAGTGAATGGAAAGCCCCCTGCAAGATACACCCAAAAACAG TTGTATGGACATGGAGTTCATCAGCATGTATCTGAGATCACCAGCGAGGCGGCGGAAGCTTTTCGCTTCAATTTACTGCAGTTCCTCAAACAGGAAGCTTTTATAGATGGAGGTGGTGTGCAGCTCGCTGATGGAGGCTGGCTGATCCCCAGCAATGATGGGACTGCAGGAAAAGAGGAGTTCTATAG AGCACTGTGTGACACACCAGGGGTTGATCCGAAACTGGCCAGTGAGGAGTGGGTGTACAACCACTACCGGTGGATAGTGTGGAAGCTGGCGTCCATGGAAAGATCCTTTCCTGTGATGATGGGCAGCCTCTGTCTCACCCCAGAGCAGGTTCTTCTGCAGCTCAAGTACAG ATATGATGTCGAGGTGGACCACAGCCGCAGGCCAGCCCTGAGAAAGATCATGGAAAAGGATGACACGGCTGCAAAAACCCTGGTTCTCTGTGTTTGTGGCATCGTCTCCGGTGGTCGCTCCCCGAACAAACAGAGTCGAACAGAACCCAGGACCCCTCAGGGTGTTTCTGCCAAGCCTGAAAACTCCTCTGCAGTCTTATGGCTCACAGATGGATGGTATGCCATCAAAGCCCAACTGGATGACCCCCTGACTGCCATGCTTCACAAAGGTCGACTTGCTGTGGGTGGGAAGTTGATCATCCATGGGGCTCAGCTGGTGGGATCCCAAGATGCTTGCTCCCCTTTAGAGGCACCTGAATCTCTAATATTAAAG aTCGGTGCAAATAGCAGCAGACCCGTCCGGTGGGACACTAAACTGGGATTCCACAGGGACCCTCGGCCGTTCCTGCTCCCTATCTCCTCTTTGTACAGTAACGGAGGGCCAGTAGGATGTGTGGACATTGTCATACTGAGAAGCTACCCCATACAG TGGATGGAACGCAAACCAGATGGAGGCGTTGTGTTCCGTTCTGAACGCGCAGAAGAGAAGGAGGCAAGACGTTACAACAGCCACAAGCAGAAAGCTATGGAGATGGTTTTTGCGAAGATTCAAGCTGAGTTTGAAAATGAAGGGAAAG GAAATATGAAACCTCAGCGCAGAAGACGGACAGTGAGTCATCAGGATCTTGCAAGGCTGCAGGACGGAGAAGAGCTACATGAAGCATTGGGGGATGATGCAGCCTACATTGAG GCTCATTTGAGTGAAACACAGTTGGAGACTCTGCAAAGCTACAGACGTTCTCTGATGGAGAAGAAGCAGGCAGAGCTGCAGGACCGGTACCGTCGAGCTCTGGAAGCTGCagaggacagtgaaggcagctgCCCAAAGAGGGACGTTACTCCTGTATGGAGACTCAGCATCTCAGACTCTATGGATCAAACAGGCAACAGTG tttaccaGTTGAACCTCTGGCAGCCGTCCTCAGATCTGCAGTCTTTACTGAAGGAAGGCTGTCGGTACAAAGTCTATAACCTCACAACGTCTGATGGGAAGAAACGTGGCGGGAGCTCAAGTGTTCAGCTCACTGCCACAAAGAAAACACAGTTCCAGGACGTACAG GCTTCTCAGGAATGGTTATCAGCACGTTTTCAGCCCAGAGAATCTGTCAGTTTTGTGGATCTTCAAAACCCAGATTTCCAGCCACTTTGCGGAGAAGTTGATCTCACAGGATTCATCATCAGTGTCATAGATGAGCAAG GTTCTTCTCCTGCTTTTTACCTGGCGGATGAGAGGCTGAACTTTGTTAAAATTCGCTGTTTTAGCAGCTTTGCACAATCTGGTGTAGAGGATATTGTGAAACCACGAGTGTTGTTGGCATTGAGCAACCTACAGCTGAGAGGACAGTCCACGTTTCCCACTCCGGTCGTGTACGCTGGAGATCTGACTGTCTTCTCAACAAATCCCAAGGAAGTACATCTGCAGAAATCACTCAGCCATTTTAGAGACTGTGTCCAG GCTCAAGGGAACTTCTTTGTAACGGCTGAAGAAAAGCTTTCACACATGGTTACATCTGATGGTTTCAGTGCCATCTCATCTCCAGCTCTGCAACCTCCAACTCCTGCACCTactacagagaaaagacaggatGCAAAAACAAAT GTAACATCTCAGCAGCCAAACAGAATCCTCGGAGCATTCACACCAGTGAGCTGGAAACCCGCTCCACCAAACAGCTCAGCAGAGAAAGATCCAAAAAGCCTGAAGAGGAGAAGAGCTCTGGATTATCTGTCTCGGATCCCATCTCCACCACCTCTGCCTCATCTGAGTTCAGGGACGACGCCGTGTGTAAAAAAGACATTCAACCCCCCTCGGAGGTCTGGGACACCCAGCACTTTAAAAACTGTACAGACTCCAGCTCCCAAACCTCCTGTTTTACCTGTGGAGGACGGATGGGTGAACGATGAAGAACTGGCCATGATTGATACACAGAAATTGTGTGCTGGTGATTTACCCtag